In one Streptomyces marincola genomic region, the following are encoded:
- a CDS encoding imine reductase family protein: MNLNSGTPEEARAAAHWAAERGAAYLDGAIMVPPPLVGQPDAVFLYSGPRAVFDEHRDALATLGDPRYLGPDPGLAVLYNAALLDLMYATVNGLLHATALARSAEVPATEFVDLVRTWFMPTVIDAAFAEQAVNLGPGHYSGDVGTMEMNRTALDHITRTCLEQGVDAAAPRFMTELAERAIAAGHGEDNYLALFEVFRKAAPDA; the protein is encoded by the coding sequence GTGAACCTGAACTCCGGCACCCCCGAGGAGGCCCGCGCAGCGGCGCACTGGGCGGCCGAGCGGGGAGCGGCGTATCTCGACGGCGCCATCATGGTCCCGCCGCCGCTCGTCGGGCAGCCCGACGCCGTCTTCCTCTACAGCGGCCCGCGCGCCGTCTTCGACGAGCACAGGGACGCGCTCGCGACGCTGGGGGACCCCCGTTATCTCGGCCCCGACCCCGGACTCGCCGTGCTGTACAACGCGGCCCTGCTCGACCTGATGTACGCGACCGTCAACGGCTTGCTGCACGCCACCGCGCTGGCGCGCTCGGCCGAGGTGCCGGCGACCGAGTTCGTCGACCTGGTCCGCACCTGGTTCATGCCCACGGTGATCGACGCGGCCTTCGCGGAGCAGGCCGTGAACCTCGGTCCCGGCCACTACTCCGGCGACGTGGGAACCATGGAGATGAACCGGACGGCGCTCGACCACATCACCCGCACCTGCCTGGAGCAGGGCGTCGACGCCGCCGCGCCGCGGTTCATGACGGAGCTGGCCGAGCGGGCGATCGCCGCGGGGCACGGCGAGGACAACTACCTCGCGCTGTTCGAGGTCTTCAGGAAGGCGGCACCGGACGCCTGA
- a CDS encoding ADP-ribosylglycohydrolase family protein: protein MTTTPRKAAPALSLEDRVTGALVGAAVGDALGGPVEGWTPEAIVERHGGRVRGIVGPFHGENWRTARPIAPYHKGDGHVTDDTLMTHALVRVYERVRDHLDAYAVADHLVPDLISTPRWIPELGAEALPLHRVFLAEKWIVARIHYGHVDPREAGNGNIVNCGAAMYMAPVGAVNAGNPRAAYAEAIDVAGAHQSSYGREAAGVFAAAVAAAFAPGATPSSVVEEALALAKDGTRAAIEAVCSVAARHDDFEEALAPLRRAVAPFDTVGPDYRSPSLGARRPSRLHAIEELPVALGMLLVGRGDYRHTVLGAVNYGRDCDSIATMSGAIAGALGGERAVPAEWSEEVARASRLDLHGPAASLAGVAREVFARDVERRRAHEALFGAIAGA, encoded by the coding sequence ATGACGACGACACCGCGCAAGGCGGCCCCCGCCCTGTCACTCGAAGACCGCGTCACCGGAGCCCTGGTGGGGGCGGCCGTCGGTGACGCGCTCGGCGGGCCGGTCGAGGGCTGGACGCCCGAGGCCATCGTCGAGCGGCACGGCGGCCGGGTGCGCGGCATCGTGGGGCCGTTCCACGGCGAGAACTGGCGCACCGCGCGGCCGATCGCGCCGTACCACAAGGGCGACGGGCACGTCACCGACGACACCCTGATGACGCACGCGCTGGTGCGGGTCTACGAGCGGGTGCGCGACCACCTCGACGCCTACGCCGTGGCCGACCACCTGGTGCCCGACCTGATCTCCACGCCCCGCTGGATTCCCGAACTCGGCGCGGAGGCGCTGCCGCTGCACCGCGTGTTCCTCGCCGAGAAGTGGATCGTCGCCCGCATCCACTACGGGCACGTCGACCCGCGCGAGGCCGGCAACGGCAACATCGTCAACTGCGGCGCGGCGATGTACATGGCGCCCGTCGGCGCCGTGAACGCCGGCAACCCGCGCGCGGCCTACGCCGAGGCCATCGACGTCGCGGGCGCCCACCAGTCGAGCTACGGGCGGGAGGCGGCCGGGGTGTTCGCGGCGGCGGTGGCCGCCGCGTTCGCCCCCGGCGCGACGCCCTCGTCGGTCGTCGAGGAGGCGCTCGCCCTCGCCAAGGACGGCACGCGCGCGGCGATCGAGGCGGTGTGCTCGGTCGCGGCACGCCACGACGACTTCGAGGAGGCGCTCGCCCCGCTGCGCCGGGCGGTCGCGCCGTTCGACACCGTGGGGCCCGACTACCGCAGCCCCTCGCTGGGCGCGCGCCGCCCCTCGCGGCTGCACGCGATCGAGGAGCTGCCCGTCGCGCTCGGCATGCTGCTCGTCGGGCGCGGCGACTACCGGCACACCGTGCTCGGCGCGGTCAACTACGGGCGCGACTGCGACTCGATCGCCACGATGAGCGGCGCGATCGCCGGCGCCCTCGGCGGGGAACGGGCCGTGCCCGCGGAGTGGAGCGAGGAGGTCGCCCGCGCCAGCCGGCTGGACCTGCACGGTCCCGCGGCCTCGCTCGCGGGCGTGGCGCGCGAGGTGTTCGCGCGGGACGTCGAGCGGCGCCGGGCGCACGAGGCGCTGTTCGGCGCGATCGCGGGCGCCTGA
- a CDS encoding ABC transporter substrate-binding protein yields the protein MRAPRRVARAGVAAALSLVLLAGCGGEEDAADGTVTLDFLSLAWQSESVAAHKSLVDAWNAANPDVRVRYVQGSWDNVHDQLLTSFMGGEAPDIIHNDASDLTDFANGGYLADLTGLLPEELLADIPRRSWDTTTYEGGVYGVPFLQEPRVLIANTRLLAEAGVRTPTADRPWTWGEFEEVAARLTRDTDGDGDTDTYGVAWSMKEPVSQSVNLSLSTGGRIFHREDGENVIRYDAADSTVAELVHRQVNEDGTAPDSSLGMSGSDTLPGFFADRYAMLPLNFSFRQQVAQQAPDGFEWSVLPMPAGEGGGGAAQGVAPQTLSVAEDAEDRRAAAEFVAFLTRPENAVELALGDWMLPTGETALADPSLDTAEHGWRTGVELTAHLRPSPVLGVRGYPEWKDKIATPAFQEYYRGALSLDELRERLTDDGNRVLDRYQR from the coding sequence ATGCGCGCCCCGCGCCGCGTCGCGCGCGCCGGCGTGGCCGCCGCCCTCTCGCTCGTCCTCCTCGCCGGCTGCGGCGGGGAGGAGGACGCGGCGGACGGCACGGTCACGCTCGACTTCCTCAGCCTGGCCTGGCAGTCGGAGTCCGTGGCCGCCCACAAGTCGCTCGTCGACGCGTGGAACGCGGCCAACCCCGACGTGCGGGTCCGCTACGTGCAGGGCAGCTGGGACAACGTCCACGACCAGCTGCTGACCTCGTTCATGGGCGGCGAGGCACCCGACATCATCCACAACGACGCCTCCGACCTGACCGACTTCGCGAACGGCGGCTACCTCGCGGACCTCACCGGCCTGCTGCCGGAGGAACTGCTCGCGGACATCCCGCGGCGGTCCTGGGACACCACGACCTACGAGGGCGGCGTCTACGGGGTGCCGTTCCTCCAGGAGCCGCGCGTGCTGATCGCCAACACGCGCCTGCTCGCGGAGGCGGGCGTGCGCACGCCGACCGCGGACCGGCCGTGGACGTGGGGGGAGTTCGAGGAGGTGGCCGCGCGGCTGACCCGCGACACCGACGGCGACGGGGACACCGACACCTACGGCGTGGCCTGGTCGATGAAGGAGCCGGTCAGCCAGTCGGTCAACCTCTCGCTCTCCACCGGCGGCCGGATCTTCCACCGCGAGGACGGCGAGAACGTCATCCGCTACGACGCGGCCGACTCCACCGTGGCCGAACTCGTCCACCGGCAGGTCAACGAGGACGGGACGGCCCCCGACAGCAGTCTTGGCATGTCGGGGTCCGACACGCTGCCCGGGTTCTTCGCCGACCGGTACGCGATGCTGCCGCTGAACTTCTCCTTCCGGCAGCAGGTGGCGCAGCAGGCCCCCGACGGGTTCGAGTGGAGCGTGCTGCCCATGCCCGCGGGCGAGGGGGGCGGGGGCGCGGCGCAGGGCGTCGCGCCGCAGACCCTCTCGGTCGCGGAGGACGCCGAGGACCGGCGGGCCGCGGCGGAGTTCGTCGCCTTCCTCACCCGCCCGGAGAACGCCGTCGAACTCGCGCTCGGCGACTGGATGCTGCCGACGGGCGAGACGGCCCTGGCCGACCCCTCGTTGGACACGGCGGAACACGGCTGGCGCACCGGGGTCGAGCTGACCGCCCACCTGCGCCCCTCGCCGGTGCTCGGCGTCCGCGGCTACCCCGAGTGGAAGGACAAGATCGCCACACCGGCGTTCCAGGAGTACTACCGCGGCGCGTTGAGCCTCGACGAGCTGCGCGAACGCCTCACCGACGACGGGAACCGGGTCCTCGACCGCTACCAGCGCTGA
- a CDS encoding ADP-ribosylglycohydrolase family protein: protein MGARREAADRVRLTWVQPEDLVGHELRQAEQDGRDAGAVRARWLAAGGRAAPERAGASPAPERPDPALRALAGRLLDELAALPSPLAAAEPTDLAAIRAACPRWPAPPAAPRPASAERLHAGWLGRAAGCVLGKPVEKVTLSGIRALGAAVGNWPLRTWFTEAGLPPEVAAAHPWNRRSRATSLAETIDGAPEDDDLNYPLLGLLLLKRHGRAFTTADVARLWLDELPAGRTFTAERVAYRNLLAGIEPPGTATHRNPFREWIGAQIRADVFGWTHPGDPGAAAALAHRDAVLTHTGNGVYGAMFVAAAVAAAAGGAPDVHACLRAGLAVVPPGSRYARAVRFGIEAARDRPAAGDFDAVVDRVHREYGDHHWVHVLPNAAVLAAALTHADGDFSASVCRAVSGGWDTDSNGATAGSLAGLLAGSPGAIPGRWTAPLKNRLATTVAGFDGIGFDALAALTLEASA from the coding sequence ATGGGCGCCCGCCGGGAGGCCGCGGACCGGGTGCGTCTGACCTGGGTGCAGCCCGAGGACCTGGTCGGCCACGAGCTGCGCCAGGCCGAGCAGGACGGGCGCGACGCGGGCGCCGTGCGCGCGCGCTGGCTGGCCGCGGGCGGCCGGGCCGCGCCGGAGCGCGCCGGCGCCTCGCCCGCGCCCGAGCGCCCCGACCCGGCGCTGCGCGCGCTCGCCGGCCGGCTGCTCGACGAGTTGGCCGCGCTGCCCTCGCCGCTGGCCGCCGCGGAGCCGACCGACCTGGCCGCGATCCGCGCCGCCTGCCCGCGGTGGCCCGCGCCGCCCGCCGCGCCGCGCCCGGCGTCCGCCGAGCGGCTGCACGCGGGCTGGCTCGGCCGGGCCGCCGGGTGCGTGCTGGGCAAACCGGTGGAGAAGGTCACCTTGAGCGGCATCAGGGCGCTCGGCGCCGCCGTGGGGAACTGGCCGCTGCGCACGTGGTTCACCGAGGCCGGGCTGCCGCCCGAGGTCGCCGCCGCCCACCCGTGGAACCGCCGTTCGCGCGCGACCTCGCTGGCCGAGACCATCGACGGGGCGCCCGAGGACGACGACCTCAACTACCCGCTGCTCGGCCTGCTGCTGCTCAAGCGGCACGGGCGCGCCTTCACCACCGCGGACGTGGCCAGGCTGTGGCTGGACGAACTGCCCGCGGGCCGGACGTTCACCGCGGAACGCGTCGCCTACCGCAACCTGCTCGCCGGGATCGAACCGCCGGGGACGGCCACCCACCGCAACCCGTTCCGGGAGTGGATCGGGGCCCAGATCCGCGCCGACGTCTTCGGCTGGACCCACCCGGGCGACCCCGGCGCCGCCGCCGCGCTCGCCCACCGGGACGCGGTGCTGACGCACACGGGGAACGGCGTGTACGGCGCGATGTTCGTCGCCGCCGCCGTGGCCGCGGCGGCCGGCGGCGCGCCCGACGTGCACGCCTGCCTGCGCGCCGGCCTCGCCGTCGTGCCGCCAGGATCCCGGTACGCGCGCGCGGTCCGGTTCGGCATCGAGGCGGCGCGCGACCGGCCCGCCGCCGGGGACTTCGACGCGGTCGTGGACCGGGTGCACCGGGAGTACGGCGACCACCACTGGGTGCACGTGCTGCCGAACGCCGCCGTGCTCGCCGCCGCGCTGACGCACGCGGACGGCGACTTCTCGGCCTCGGTCTGCCGCGCGGTCTCCGGTGGCTGGGACACCGACTCCAACGGGGCGACGGCCGGCTCGCTGGCCGGTCTGCTCGCCGGCTCGCCCGGGGCGATCCCGGGCCGGTGGACCGCGCCCCTGAAGAACCGGCTGGCGACGACGGTCGCCGGCTTCGACGGCATCGGCTTCGACGCACTGGCCGCGCTCACCCTGGAGGCATCCGCATGA
- a CDS encoding ADP-ribosylglycohydrolase family protein: MRASRGRPAGPPAPSGAPGAPDAARAPRVPPHREPREAAAPAAAGTALGGPAAAHGPRRVEGLLLGIAAGDAAGWPSGRHRAARLPDWTRRLTRELDTFAEQNATTTLPVPIALNQPPEPLRLGPSDDAEWAAFTARAVLSAAATGGSDLPADQRVRSALALAWTALADEVAAAADRADEIESAEIPLRARISVRAGLGNLAAGLRPPATGHDNPHYFDDAACVRAAVLAVVHPGDPGAAAELAEFDARYTQDGDGVHGARAMAAAVAAGLGGAPVDECVDAALRQLPEGSEIRRNALHAVGLGRAAVAARPGLPGNAFALVPVLEHEIVDHVYSYGIAAAETVPVALAVATAAAGAVTEAVPTAACLSRVADSAPALAGALTGVVGGADALPGTWRDACRTLAGCALPRLAGTDLVDLAERLTRTPLTVSSEGLLA, encoded by the coding sequence GTGAGGGCGTCCCGCGGCCGGCCGGCCGGCCCGCCCGCTCCTTCCGGCGCACCCGGCGCGCCGGACGCGGCGCGCGCCCCGCGCGTGCCACCGCACCGGGAGCCGCGGGAGGCGGCGGCGCCCGCCGCCGCCGGGACCGCCCTCGGCGGCCCGGCCGCCGCGCACGGGCCCCGGCGCGTCGAAGGACTCCTGCTCGGCATCGCCGCGGGGGACGCGGCGGGCTGGCCCTCGGGGCGGCACCGCGCGGCCCGGCTGCCGGACTGGACGCGGCGGCTGACCCGCGAACTCGACACGTTCGCCGAGCAGAACGCCACCACGACGCTGCCCGTTCCGATAGCGCTCAACCAGCCGCCGGAGCCGCTGCGCCTGGGCCCCTCGGACGACGCGGAATGGGCGGCGTTCACCGCGCGCGCCGTGCTCTCCGCCGCCGCCACGGGCGGCAGCGACCTGCCCGCGGACCAGCGGGTGCGCTCCGCGCTCGCCCTCGCCTGGACCGCGCTCGCCGACGAGGTCGCCGCCGCCGCGGACCGCGCCGACGAGATCGAGTCGGCCGAGATCCCGCTGCGCGCGCGGATCTCCGTGCGCGCGGGCCTCGGAAACCTGGCGGCCGGCCTGCGGCCCCCCGCCACCGGCCACGACAACCCGCACTACTTCGACGACGCGGCCTGCGTGCGCGCGGCCGTGCTCGCCGTCGTCCACCCGGGCGACCCGGGGGCGGCGGCGGAACTGGCCGAGTTCGACGCCCGTTACACGCAGGACGGCGACGGCGTGCACGGCGCCCGCGCCATGGCGGCGGCCGTCGCCGCCGGGCTCGGCGGCGCGCCGGTGGACGAGTGCGTCGACGCCGCGCTGCGGCAACTGCCCGAGGGCAGCGAGATCCGCCGCAACGCGCTGCACGCCGTCGGCCTCGGCCGCGCCGCCGTCGCCGCGCGGCCCGGGCTGCCAGGCAACGCGTTCGCGCTGGTGCCGGTGCTCGAACACGAGATCGTCGACCACGTCTACAGCTACGGCATCGCCGCCGCCGAGACGGTGCCCGTCGCGCTCGCCGTCGCCACCGCGGCGGCGGGCGCCGTGACCGAGGCGGTGCCGACCGCCGCGTGCCTGTCCCGCGTCGCCGACTCGGCGCCCGCCCTGGCCGGCGCCCTGACGGGGGTCGTCGGCGGCGCCGACGCCCTGCCGGGCACCTGGCGCGACGCCTGCCGCACCCTCGCCGGCTGCGCGCTGCCGCGCCTGGCCGGCACCGACCTCGTCGACCTCGCCGAGCGGCTCACCCGCACCCCCCTCACGGTCTCCTCGGAAGGACTCCTGGCATGA
- a CDS encoding CaiB/BaiF CoA transferase family protein — MSTRAPLAGLKVLDLATLFAGPLAATMLGDFGAEVIKVEHPRRPDPSRGHGPSKNGVGLWWKLLGRNKRNITLDLSTPGGRDVLLRLAAESDVVIENFRPGTLERWGLGWPELSAANPRLVLARVTGFGQVGPYARRPGFGTLAEAMSGFAAITGEPEGPPTLPPFGLADSIAALSTAYAVMTALAGRDGTGRGQVVDMAIIEPMLTVLGPHPIWYDQLGYVQQRTGNRSANNAPRNTYRTADGSWVAVSTSAQSIAERVMRLVGRPEVIEEEWFATGAGRARHAAELDEAVGDWIARHDRAEVVAAFERAEAAIAPVYDIRDVLADEQYRALGSITEVPDEELGRVRMQNVLFRLSETPGAVRWAGRPHGSDTDAVLSGLGLTDQEIAELRAEGAA; from the coding sequence ATGAGCACCCGAGCACCCCTCGCGGGACTGAAAGTCCTCGACCTCGCCACCCTGTTCGCCGGACCGCTCGCCGCCACCATGCTCGGCGACTTCGGCGCCGAGGTGATCAAGGTGGAGCACCCGCGCAGACCCGACCCGTCCCGCGGCCACGGTCCGAGCAAGAACGGCGTCGGGCTGTGGTGGAAACTCCTCGGACGCAACAAGCGGAACATCACCCTCGACCTGTCGACCCCGGGCGGCCGGGACGTGCTGCTGCGGCTGGCCGCCGAATCCGACGTCGTCATCGAGAACTTCCGCCCCGGGACGCTGGAGAGGTGGGGCCTCGGCTGGCCCGAGCTGTCCGCGGCCAACCCGCGCCTCGTCCTCGCCCGCGTCACCGGCTTCGGCCAGGTGGGGCCCTACGCGCGGCGCCCCGGCTTCGGCACCCTCGCCGAGGCGATGAGCGGGTTCGCCGCCATCACCGGTGAACCGGAGGGACCGCCGACCCTCCCCCCGTTCGGCCTCGCCGACTCGATCGCCGCGCTGTCCACGGCCTACGCCGTGATGACCGCGCTGGCCGGCCGCGACGGCACGGGGCGCGGACAGGTCGTGGACATGGCCATCATCGAGCCCATGCTGACCGTGCTCGGCCCGCACCCGATCTGGTACGACCAGCTCGGCTACGTGCAGCAGCGCACCGGCAACCGGTCCGCCAACAACGCCCCCCGCAACACCTACCGGACCGCCGACGGCTCGTGGGTCGCCGTGTCCACCTCGGCCCAGTCGATCGCGGAACGCGTCATGCGCCTGGTCGGCCGGCCCGAGGTGATCGAGGAGGAGTGGTTCGCCACGGGCGCCGGCCGGGCCCGGCACGCCGCGGAACTCGACGAGGCCGTCGGGGACTGGATCGCCCGGCACGACCGGGCCGAGGTCGTCGCCGCCTTCGAGCGGGCCGAGGCCGCGATCGCCCCCGTCTACGACATCCGCGACGTGCTGGCCGACGAGCAGTACCGGGCCCTCGGCTCCATCACCGAGGTACCGGACGAGGAACTGGGCCGGGTGCGCATGCAGAACGTCCTCTTCCGCCTGTCCGAGACGCCGGGCGCCGTGCGGTGGGCCGGCCGCCCGCACGGCTCCGACACCGACGCCGTGCTGTCGGGGCTGGGTCTGACCGACCAGGAGATCGCCGAACTGCGGGCGGAGGGAGCCGCGTGA
- a CDS encoding ADP-ribosylglycohydrolase family protein produces MSAGPAPRDEADGTHRRPRGLPTVPRRPPRDPAGLRDRARGALLGLAVGDAMGAPAENMKPSQIRERWGRIEGFVSEDPAGTDDTEYAIFSGLLLAEHGSALTVGHVEAAWHEWIADRDEGPFRGAGFSERGTLENLRRGLAAPISAQHRHAWSDGLAMRAAPFGVFAAGRPGEAARLVAIDGTVSHDGEGIYGGRAVAAGVAAAMVGHDPDAVVQAALSVVPEDSWTARSLHRAVSAARRARRDPGATQLSVERTVRSATVIGGYPWTDLAPEAVGLAFGAFVAARGEFADAVAMAVNMGRDADTTAAVAGALSGALRGERAVPPEWAAAIGPVRGSCLPSMAGMHVLDVADRLAPPPDGHEGAAA; encoded by the coding sequence ATGAGCGCAGGACCCGCCCCCCGCGACGAAGCGGACGGCACCCACCGACGACCACGCGGGCTCCCCACGGTGCCGCGCCGGCCCCCGCGCGACCCGGCGGGGCTGCGCGACCGGGCCAGGGGCGCGCTGCTCGGCCTCGCGGTCGGCGACGCGATGGGCGCCCCGGCGGAGAACATGAAGCCCTCCCAGATCCGCGAGCGCTGGGGCCGCATCGAGGGCTTCGTGTCCGAGGACCCGGCCGGGACCGACGACACCGAGTACGCGATCTTCTCCGGACTGCTGCTCGCCGAGCACGGCTCGGCCCTGACCGTCGGGCACGTGGAGGCGGCGTGGCACGAGTGGATCGCCGACCGCGACGAGGGGCCGTTCCGGGGCGCCGGGTTCAGCGAGCGCGGCACGCTGGAGAACCTGCGGCGCGGCCTCGCCGCGCCGATCTCCGCCCAGCACCGGCACGCCTGGAGCGACGGACTCGCCATGCGCGCGGCCCCGTTCGGGGTGTTCGCCGCGGGCCGGCCGGGCGAGGCCGCCAGGCTGGTCGCCATCGACGGCACGGTCTCGCACGACGGCGAGGGCATCTACGGCGGCCGGGCCGTGGCCGCCGGGGTCGCGGCGGCGATGGTGGGCCACGACCCGGACGCCGTGGTGCAGGCCGCGCTGTCCGTGGTCCCCGAGGACTCCTGGACCGCGCGGTCGCTGCACCGCGCGGTGTCCGCGGCCCGCAGGGCGCGGCGCGACCCGGGCGCGACGCAGCTGTCCGTGGAGCGGACCGTCCGCTCGGCCACCGTCATCGGCGGCTATCCCTGGACGGACCTGGCGCCCGAGGCGGTGGGGCTGGCGTTCGGCGCGTTCGTCGCGGCGCGGGGCGAGTTCGCCGACGCGGTGGCCATGGCCGTGAACATGGGGCGCGACGCGGACACCACCGCGGCCGTCGCCGGTGCCCTGTCCGGCGCGCTGCGCGGCGAACGGGCCGTTCCGCCCGAGTGGGCGGCGGCGATCGGGCCGGTGCGGGGCAGTTGCCTGCCGTCGATGGCCGGGATGCACGTCCTCGACGTCGCCGACCGGCTCGCGCCGCCGCCCGACGGGCACGAGGGGGCCGCCGCGTGA
- a CDS encoding HpcH/HpaI aldolase/citrate lyase family protein, which translates to MSPPGGVRGDTPHGAAGHLTWLYAPGDRPAVVAKALASGADVVVVDLEDAVAPERKRYALDATADLLAQPLPVPVHVRVDALDGPLAETEVRRLAPLPGLGALRLPKVTGPGDIARVTGWTGDRVPPLYALLESALGVERAFAVATAHPALAGIALGEADLRADLGVTTEAGLAWPRSRAVVAARAAGLAPPAQSVFPDVRDTAGLARSCAAGRALGFLGRAAIHPRQLPVIEDAYRPTAEEVAAARDVVGAAPTDAGALALPDGRFVDAAVVAGARRTLALAERPPRRAAGGTPGAG; encoded by the coding sequence GTGAGCCCGCCGGGCGGCGTCCGGGGAGACACGCCGCACGGCGCCGCCGGCCACCTGACCTGGCTGTACGCGCCGGGCGACCGGCCCGCGGTCGTCGCCAAGGCCCTGGCCTCGGGCGCCGACGTCGTCGTGGTCGACCTGGAGGACGCCGTGGCGCCGGAACGCAAGCGCTACGCGCTGGACGCCACCGCCGACCTGCTCGCCCAGCCGCTTCCGGTACCGGTGCACGTCCGCGTGGACGCGCTGGACGGGCCGCTCGCCGAGACCGAGGTGCGCCGACTCGCCCCGCTGCCCGGCCTGGGCGCCCTGCGCCTGCCCAAGGTGACGGGCCCGGGGGACATCGCCCGCGTCACCGGCTGGACCGGGGACCGGGTCCCCCCGCTGTACGCCCTGTTGGAGAGCGCGCTCGGCGTCGAGCGCGCCTTCGCCGTCGCCACCGCGCACCCGGCACTCGCCGGCATCGCGCTCGGCGAGGCCGACCTGCGCGCCGACCTGGGCGTGACCACCGAGGCGGGGCTGGCCTGGCCCCGCAGCCGGGCCGTCGTCGCGGCCCGCGCCGCCGGTCTCGCGCCGCCGGCCCAGTCGGTGTTCCCCGACGTGCGGGACACCGCGGGCCTGGCCCGTTCCTGCGCCGCGGGCCGGGCCCTCGGCTTCCTGGGCAGGGCCGCGATCCACCCGCGCCAACTCCCGGTGATCGAGGACGCGTACCGGCCGACGGCCGAGGAGGTCGCGGCGGCCAGGGACGTGGTCGGGGCGGCGCCGACCGACGCGGGGGCCCTGGCCCTGCCGGACGGCCGTTTCGTGGACGCGGCCGTCGTCGCGGGGGCGCGCAGGACCCTCGCGCTCGCCGAACGCCCGCCGCGCCGGGCAGCAGGCGGAACGCCCGGCGCCGGGTGA
- a CDS encoding carbohydrate ABC transporter permease, which produces MSAAPTPAKAPRARRARRAAGRAGQYVALACYLVFLAFPLVWLLSTSFKSPQELASIVPTWIPREPSLENYRLAFEAHPLARSALNSLLVAGSAALISVAVAVPAAYVMVRHRSPVSRAGTAWILISQMFPLVLIIIPLFLILRNLQLINSLPGLVLVYVVWNLPFSLWMLQGYVRAVPPTLEEAAAVDGAGRLRTLTGVVLPLLAPGLVATLMFSFVTAWNEFFFALVLLKSPERQTMSVILTHFVGAEGVADLGPLAAASFLATLPSLLFFALLQRRLVNGMLAGAVKG; this is translated from the coding sequence GTGAGCGCCGCCCCCACGCCCGCGAAGGCGCCGCGCGCCCGGCGTGCGCGCCGCGCGGCGGGCCGCGCGGGCCAGTACGTGGCGCTGGCCTGCTACCTGGTCTTCCTCGCCTTCCCCCTCGTGTGGCTGCTCTCCACGTCGTTCAAGTCACCGCAGGAACTCGCCTCGATCGTCCCGACCTGGATCCCGCGCGAACCGAGCCTGGAGAACTACCGGCTGGCCTTCGAGGCGCACCCGCTGGCGCGCTCGGCGCTCAACAGCCTGCTCGTCGCGGGCAGCGCGGCGCTGATCTCGGTGGCGGTAGCCGTGCCGGCCGCGTACGTGATGGTCCGCCACCGGTCGCCGGTCAGCCGGGCCGGGACGGCGTGGATCCTGATCAGCCAGATGTTCCCCCTGGTACTGATCATCATCCCGCTGTTCCTGATCCTGCGGAACCTCCAGCTGATCAACTCCCTGCCGGGTCTTGTCCTTGTCTACGTGGTGTGGAACCTGCCGTTCTCGCTGTGGATGCTCCAGGGCTACGTCAGAGCGGTGCCGCCGACCCTGGAGGAGGCCGCCGCCGTGGACGGGGCGGGCCGGCTGCGCACCCTCACCGGCGTGGTGCTCCCGCTGCTCGCGCCGGGCCTGGTGGCGACGCTGATGTTCTCCTTCGTCACCGCGTGGAACGAGTTCTTCTTCGCCCTGGTCCTGCTCAAGTCCCCCGAGAGGCAGACGATGTCCGTGATCCTCACCCACTTCGTCGGCGCGGAGGGCGTCGCGGACCTCGGCCCGCTGGCCGCCGCCTCGTTCCTCGCCACCCTGCCCAGCCTGCTGTTCTTCGCGCTGCTCCAGCGGCGCCTGGTGAACGGCATGCTCGCCGGGGCGGTGAAGGGCTGA